One genomic window of Bicyclus anynana chromosome 10, ilBicAnyn1.1, whole genome shotgun sequence includes the following:
- the LOC112050522 gene encoding synaptic vesicle glycoprotein 2B-like: MVVSKTDVEAAAVRDEIPHDHLYKVTGLSSTNLEKLAQEPGSDFETAIAATGYGWFNIVLMLCTLPAFWSAVSVTSAPSFIFTRAQCDLQLRLLDMGTINAMTYMGMISSAMIWGFLSDTLGRRCILVWGFFCSGLVEVAAAFSQNYTMLLITRFCSGFLFNGPFAVLISYLAEMHRTDLRARVLLLTSLFFTIANTTLPLLAWAIITKDLDFNIFGNSVVIHSWNLFLLAAAMVPLVTGVVFFFLPESPKFLMSRGRNEEALMGFRWIYSLNTGKPPETYPITKLEEEKTKQRGRGVEALRGGCTQLAPLFKPPHLAWLVLICVIHMGCMFGSNTIRLWYPQLAAMIGSEGNETLCSAIAPGPVVEEIDCTPIQTDMLTYLQSAIVGAGSVLTYGIGGALINKCGKRSVAGVCGVLSAVFIVVLPFTGSKALTLVAMFTSGLALTSLCSATLSSIAVELFPTSLRVMAMATFLMTGRVGTIMGTVIFPALMEFGCLPPFMTIAVVLMICGLACFFLPNTTLKKLE, encoded by the exons aACCAGGGTCCGATTTCGAAACGGCAATCGCTGCGACGGGTTACGGCTGGTTCAACATTGTCCTGATGCTGTGCACCCTCCCCGCCTTCTGGAGCGCTGTCTCCGTCACCAGCGCGCCCTCCTTCATCTTCACACGAGCTCAGTGTGACCTGCAACTGCGTCTGTTGGACATGGGCACGATCAACGCCATGACTTATATGG GAATGATATCGTCAGCTATGATTTGGGGTTTCCTCTCGGATACCCTGGGCAGGAGGTGCATCCTTGTGTGGGGATTCTTCTGCTCCGGCCTGGTGGAGGTAGCCGCTGCCTTCAGCCAGAACTACACCATGCTTCTCATCACGCGCTTCTGTAGTGGATTCTT ATTTAACGGACCGTTTGCTGTTCTAATATCCTATCTAGCAGAGATGCATCGAACAGATCTCCGCGCGCGAGTCCTCTTACTGACCAGCCTGTTCTTCACTATAGCCAACACGACACTGCCACTCCTGGCCTGGGCCATCATCACTAAGGATCTAGACTTTAACATCTTTGGCAACAGTGTTG TTATCCACAGTTGGAACCTGTTTCTCCTGGCTGCAGCAATGGTACCACTCGTCACAGGTGTGGTGTTCTTCTTCCTGCCAGAGAGTCCCAAGTTCCTGATGTCCCGGGGACGCAATGAGGAAGCCTTGATGGGATTCCGCTGGATTTACTCCTTGAACACGGGCAAACCTCCAGAAACTTATCCA ATAACAAAACTAGAAGAGGAGAAGACGAAACAGAGAGGTCGTGGTGTCGAAGCCCTGCGTGGAGGCTGCACGCAGCTGGCGCCACTGTTCAAGCCGCCACACTTAGCGTGGTTGGTGCTCATATGTGTCATCCATATGGGGTGCATGTTTGG ATCAAACACCATCCGTCTATGGTACCCTCAACTCGCAGCCATGATCGGGTCGGAGGGCAACGAGACCCTGTGTTCAGCCATCGCGCCAGGTCCTGTGGTTGAGGAGATAGACTGCACGcccatacagacagacatgctgacGTATTTGCAGAGCGCGATAGTGGGTGCTGGCTCCGTACTAACCTATGGGATTGGAGGGGCTTTGATTAATAA ATGCGGAAAGAGGTCAGTGGCGGGCGTCTGTGGCGTGCTGAGCGCAGTTTTCATCGTGGTGCTGCCTTTCACGGGCAGCAAGGCGCTGACCCTCGTCGCCATGTTCACTAGTGGCCTGGCGCTCACTTCGCTCTGCTCCGCCACGCTGTCCAGCATTGCTGTCGAGCTGTTCCCCACTTCACTCAG GGTAATGGCGATGGCCACATTCCTCATGACCGGCCGCGTGGGCACCATCATGGGGACGGTCATATTCCCCGCCCTCATGGAGTTCGGCTGCCTGCCGCCGTTCATGACAATTGCTGTAGTTTTAATGA tATGCGGGCTGGCCTGCTTCTTTTTACCAAATACTACACTAAAAAAGTTGGAGTAA